A genomic region of Branchiostoma lanceolatum isolate klBraLanc5 chromosome 4, klBraLanc5.hap2, whole genome shotgun sequence contains the following coding sequences:
- the LOC136433506 gene encoding protein phosphatase 1 regulatory subunit 12B-like isoform X1, whose protein sequence is MARRYGLPQQRRLFVGGAGRREGMPGRRNGVSVQEPSQELQAGGGGVGRRGRRPSGVKFSAPVMFQESVQSGDFRGIVEAGALLRRKSVDVQVNAINQAGLTALHQAALDGNIDFVKLLVRHGAKVNCQDEDGWTPLHAAVAEGHPQVARFLLRSGARRSVRNADGDTPEELVEEEDDDMESVFREEVEGVEGAIGEAEEEEGAVGEDHGGAVEFNDSAGISVRFYNPQNDDDDDNDDDEDEEEEEEEDYRHMNGKDDEEEEDEEEDEDIAATRFLAKLRRDSVYLVKQKRQSEADEES, encoded by the exons ATGGCTCGTCGGTACGGATTGCCGCAACAGAGAAGGTTGTTTGTCGGAGGAGCGGGAAGAAGGG AAGGCATGCCGGGCAGGCGGAACGGCGTCTCGGTCCAGGAGCCGTCCCAGGAGCTCCAGgcgggagggggaggggtggggaggAGGGGTCGCAGACCGTCGGGAGTCAAGTTCTCCGCCCCCGTCATGTTCCAGGAGAGCGTGCAGTCCGGGGATTTCCGCGGGATCGTGGAGGCCGGGGCGCTGCTCAGACGGAAGAGTGTGGACGTGCAGGTGAACGCCATCAACCAAGCAG GACTAACGGCCCTCCACCAGGCGGCGCTTGATGGCAACATTGACTTCGTGAAACTGCTGGTTCGTCACGGGGCGAAGGTGAACTGTCAGGACGAGGACGGCTGGACCCCGCTCCACGCAGCAGTGGCCGAGGGACATCCTCAG GTTGCCCGTTTCCTGTTGCGAAGCGGCGCCCGGAGGAGCGTCCGTAACGCCGACGGCGACACGCCCGAGGAGCTGGTGGAAGAGGAAGACGATGACATGGAAAGTGTCTTCCGGGAGGAGGTGGAGGGCGTGGAGGGAGCGATCGGAGAggcggaggaggaggagggagcAGTAGGCGAGGACCACGGCGGCGCTGTGGAGTTCAATGACTCTGCCGGGATTTCTGTCAGATTCTATAACCCGCAgaacgacgacgatgatgataatgatgatgacgaagatgaggaggaggaggaagaagaagattaCCGTCATATGAATGGCAAAGATGACGAAGAAGAGGAAGAcgaggaggaagatgaagatATTGCAGCCACtcgatttttggcgaagctCAGACGAGATTCCGTTTACTTAGTGAAGCAGAAGAGACAATCGGAGGCTGACGAGGAGTCCTAA
- the LOC136433506 gene encoding protein phosphatase 1 regulatory subunit 12B-like isoform X3, with the protein MWEGMPGRRNGVSVQEPSQELQAGGGGVGRRGRRPSGVKFSAPVMFQESVQSGDFRGIVEAGALLRRKSVDVQVNAINQAGLTALHQAALDGNIDFVKLLVRHGAKVNCQDEDGWTPLHAAVAEGHPQVARFLLRSGARRSVRNADGDTPEELVEEEDDDMESVFREEVEGVEGAIGEAEEEEGAVGEDHGGAVEFNDSAGISVRFYNPQNDDDDDNDDDEDEEEEEEEDYRHMNGKDDEEEEDEEEDEDIAATRFLAKLRRDSVYLVKQKRQSEADEES; encoded by the exons ATGTGGG AAGGCATGCCGGGCAGGCGGAACGGCGTCTCGGTCCAGGAGCCGTCCCAGGAGCTCCAGgcgggagggggaggggtggggaggAGGGGTCGCAGACCGTCGGGAGTCAAGTTCTCCGCCCCCGTCATGTTCCAGGAGAGCGTGCAGTCCGGGGATTTCCGCGGGATCGTGGAGGCCGGGGCGCTGCTCAGACGGAAGAGTGTGGACGTGCAGGTGAACGCCATCAACCAAGCAG GACTAACGGCCCTCCACCAGGCGGCGCTTGATGGCAACATTGACTTCGTGAAACTGCTGGTTCGTCACGGGGCGAAGGTGAACTGTCAGGACGAGGACGGCTGGACCCCGCTCCACGCAGCAGTGGCCGAGGGACATCCTCAG GTTGCCCGTTTCCTGTTGCGAAGCGGCGCCCGGAGGAGCGTCCGTAACGCCGACGGCGACACGCCCGAGGAGCTGGTGGAAGAGGAAGACGATGACATGGAAAGTGTCTTCCGGGAGGAGGTGGAGGGCGTGGAGGGAGCGATCGGAGAggcggaggaggaggagggagcAGTAGGCGAGGACCACGGCGGCGCTGTGGAGTTCAATGACTCTGCCGGGATTTCTGTCAGATTCTATAACCCGCAgaacgacgacgatgatgataatgatgatgacgaagatgaggaggaggaggaagaagaagattaCCGTCATATGAATGGCAAAGATGACGAAGAAGAGGAAGAcgaggaggaagatgaagatATTGCAGCCACtcgatttttggcgaagctCAGACGAGATTCCGTTTACTTAGTGAAGCAGAAGAGACAATCGGAGGCTGACGAGGAGTCCTAA
- the LOC136433506 gene encoding protein phosphatase 1 regulatory subunit 12B-like isoform X2, whose translation MLLESLSIQDGPEGKGMPGRRNGVSVQEPSQELQAGGGGVGRRGRRPSGVKFSAPVMFQESVQSGDFRGIVEAGALLRRKSVDVQVNAINQAGLTALHQAALDGNIDFVKLLVRHGAKVNCQDEDGWTPLHAAVAEGHPQVARFLLRSGARRSVRNADGDTPEELVEEEDDDMESVFREEVEGVEGAIGEAEEEEGAVGEDHGGAVEFNDSAGISVRFYNPQNDDDDDNDDDEDEEEEEEEDYRHMNGKDDEEEEDEEEDEDIAATRFLAKLRRDSVYLVKQKRQSEADEES comes from the exons AAGGCATGCCGGGCAGGCGGAACGGCGTCTCGGTCCAGGAGCCGTCCCAGGAGCTCCAGgcgggagggggaggggtggggaggAGGGGTCGCAGACCGTCGGGAGTCAAGTTCTCCGCCCCCGTCATGTTCCAGGAGAGCGTGCAGTCCGGGGATTTCCGCGGGATCGTGGAGGCCGGGGCGCTGCTCAGACGGAAGAGTGTGGACGTGCAGGTGAACGCCATCAACCAAGCAG GACTAACGGCCCTCCACCAGGCGGCGCTTGATGGCAACATTGACTTCGTGAAACTGCTGGTTCGTCACGGGGCGAAGGTGAACTGTCAGGACGAGGACGGCTGGACCCCGCTCCACGCAGCAGTGGCCGAGGGACATCCTCAG GTTGCCCGTTTCCTGTTGCGAAGCGGCGCCCGGAGGAGCGTCCGTAACGCCGACGGCGACACGCCCGAGGAGCTGGTGGAAGAGGAAGACGATGACATGGAAAGTGTCTTCCGGGAGGAGGTGGAGGGCGTGGAGGGAGCGATCGGAGAggcggaggaggaggagggagcAGTAGGCGAGGACCACGGCGGCGCTGTGGAGTTCAATGACTCTGCCGGGATTTCTGTCAGATTCTATAACCCGCAgaacgacgacgatgatgataatgatgatgacgaagatgaggaggaggaggaagaagaagattaCCGTCATATGAATGGCAAAGATGACGAAGAAGAGGAAGAcgaggaggaagatgaagatATTGCAGCCACtcgatttttggcgaagctCAGACGAGATTCCGTTTACTTAGTGAAGCAGAAGAGACAATCGGAGGCTGACGAGGAGTCCTAA
- the LOC136433506 gene encoding protein phosphatase 1 regulatory subunit 12B-like isoform X4 gives MPGRRNGVSVQEPSQELQAGGGGVGRRGRRPSGVKFSAPVMFQESVQSGDFRGIVEAGALLRRKSVDVQVNAINQAGLTALHQAALDGNIDFVKLLVRHGAKVNCQDEDGWTPLHAAVAEGHPQVARFLLRSGARRSVRNADGDTPEELVEEEDDDMESVFREEVEGVEGAIGEAEEEEGAVGEDHGGAVEFNDSAGISVRFYNPQNDDDDDNDDDEDEEEEEEEDYRHMNGKDDEEEEDEEEDEDIAATRFLAKLRRDSVYLVKQKRQSEADEES, from the exons ATGCCGGGCAGGCGGAACGGCGTCTCGGTCCAGGAGCCGTCCCAGGAGCTCCAGgcgggagggggaggggtggggaggAGGGGTCGCAGACCGTCGGGAGTCAAGTTCTCCGCCCCCGTCATGTTCCAGGAGAGCGTGCAGTCCGGGGATTTCCGCGGGATCGTGGAGGCCGGGGCGCTGCTCAGACGGAAGAGTGTGGACGTGCAGGTGAACGCCATCAACCAAGCAG GACTAACGGCCCTCCACCAGGCGGCGCTTGATGGCAACATTGACTTCGTGAAACTGCTGGTTCGTCACGGGGCGAAGGTGAACTGTCAGGACGAGGACGGCTGGACCCCGCTCCACGCAGCAGTGGCCGAGGGACATCCTCAG GTTGCCCGTTTCCTGTTGCGAAGCGGCGCCCGGAGGAGCGTCCGTAACGCCGACGGCGACACGCCCGAGGAGCTGGTGGAAGAGGAAGACGATGACATGGAAAGTGTCTTCCGGGAGGAGGTGGAGGGCGTGGAGGGAGCGATCGGAGAggcggaggaggaggagggagcAGTAGGCGAGGACCACGGCGGCGCTGTGGAGTTCAATGACTCTGCCGGGATTTCTGTCAGATTCTATAACCCGCAgaacgacgacgatgatgataatgatgatgacgaagatgaggaggaggaggaagaagaagattaCCGTCATATGAATGGCAAAGATGACGAAGAAGAGGAAGAcgaggaggaagatgaagatATTGCAGCCACtcgatttttggcgaagctCAGACGAGATTCCGTTTACTTAGTGAAGCAGAAGAGACAATCGGAGGCTGACGAGGAGTCCTAA